One Planktothrix serta PCC 8927 DNA segment encodes these proteins:
- a CDS encoding Uma2 family endonuclease, with the protein MSNPTQILLDIPEIELPPTQDQLPYDDGIPMETARHKLQMDLLIEPLSHALQDQDIYIGGNMFVYYSLAQVRNQDFRGPDVFIVLDVPRKERKSWVIWEEGKGPDLVIELLSESTAQRDKNEKKLIYQNQMRVTEYFWYDPFNPKDWQGFRLDGGDYQPLELDTKGQLESQKLGLKLVRWSGIFYNIDTVWLRWATLEGELLPNSQEREKTAQENAETERQRAETERQRAETERQRADKAEQKANRLVELLRAAGIDPDQIE; encoded by the coding sequence ATGTCAAATCCTACTCAAATCCTATTAGATATTCCAGAAATTGAACTGCCTCCTACCCAAGATCAACTCCCCTATGATGATGGAATTCCGATGGAAACAGCGCGCCATAAACTGCAAATGGACTTATTAATAGAACCCCTCAGTCATGCTTTACAAGATCAAGATATTTATATTGGGGGGAATATGTTTGTTTACTATAGTCTCGCCCAAGTTCGCAATCAAGACTTTCGAGGGCCAGATGTTTTTATCGTTTTAGATGTTCCTCGTAAAGAACGAAAAAGCTGGGTGATTTGGGAAGAAGGAAAAGGGCCTGATCTAGTCATTGAACTACTTTCTGAAAGTACCGCACAACGGGATAAAAACGAGAAAAAATTAATTTATCAAAATCAAATGCGAGTCACCGAATATTTTTGGTATGATCCATTTAATCCCAAAGATTGGCAAGGATTTCGTTTAGACGGAGGTGATTATCAACCCCTAGAACTAGATACTAAAGGACAGTTAGAAAGCCAGAAATTAGGCTTAAAATTAGTTCGCTGGTCAGGAATATTTTATAATATTGATACTGTGTGGTTACGCTGGGCAACCTTAGAAGGGGAACTATTGCCTAATAGTCAAGAACGAGAAAAAACAGCCCAAGAAAATGCAGAAACTGAACGTCAACGGGCAGAAACTGAACGTCAACGAGCAGAAACTGAACGCCAACGGGCAGACAAGGCGGAACAAAAAGCTAATCGTTTAGTCGAATTACTACGGGCTGCGGGGATTGATCCTGATCAAATTGAATGA
- a CDS encoding glycosyltransferase, which yields MSSVFSQVSVIIPVYNGDRYLSQAIDSVLSQTYSNYEIIIVDDGSTDNTSEIIQHYVESCQDSSLIRYIFQSNQGVAAARNRGIEEARGELIALLDQDDVFLPKKLEHQVACFEANPNVAIVNSGWRLIDHNNNKISDIEPWHNLPNLTLETWITRTPILPSALMFRRSAWQQIGGFDSRFNGVDDVDFIWRLALHEYSAIWLTEITVNYRQHEETVSNQKARERANLMIDLHDKFFSQPNLSTEVRKLEKIARYESLTWMAWHLYHTDHPQQMAEFLQQSLPYTPYTVAITISDWVHRFIGYCRGYGYEFNFKIFYNLPEWKQLIAEINPQNKPRVSVIIPAYNCDQYIEQCVKSVLEQTYTDYEVIVIDDGSQDQTQQILKPYFPVIKYIYQENQGAAKARNQGCEIAQGEFLAFLDADDFFLPQKLADQVAFLDNNPAIDLVQSGWYCVNQEGQNWTAITPWNTAPELNLETWILHKCVRPSCLILRREWWEKVGGFDHHYPPTEDLDFVLRLSLMGCKTAWLKEIHAGYRQHDKNLMSGGLKVIKNTEMIMDNFFNHPNLPNKILRLRRKESYDRWVWLAWRMYRDGYHNLMIECLEKSIEYTFFPLTETISHWLDAFQNIASDYGEKVDTYALINSQEWKSVIDKIMNPKLSTQSKPTLTSSPNKPHILLMNTDDPGIGGLAQYDHLILCELAKLGYRVTAVRPQHDNPLVEGEKDLGIQQYWLEYSTSQDLPRILRNTQDAETLYNEIKPDFIIFSDGWPYSHFAAKQVAIQRNIPYIIALGLAMPEHIDFTMGDGVPYSKGVLYQYGLARTFNTAAYEHIRILQDQFGLPKDKGNMVYYGRSEQYFAPPNLATRQRLRQEIGIPEEGIMCLTTARLAPIKGHRFQLEAIAQLKHTSIWEKLYFVWAGTGQGSDHDLESELKQKVEDLGVSDRVIFLGQRWDIPDWLDACDIFILTSLAEAAPSFAIMEAMAKGLPIIASAAGGIPEGLGDTGKLLTDPNIDPQKTVNELVQTLQELAVNPLLLSKMGVASKQRAEELFKEDRMLKQTLTIIQQALEAEFDSNFANQPQIKKGIKQLNQQLNYASCLWNAWFAYTQNNQTDMLKYLQASLKVSTSEFITETLLDWIEDFVRLSTYKNQPLNTLTITQSSQWKYLMETLLGIHS from the coding sequence ATGTCTAGTGTATTCTCCCAAGTTAGCGTTATTATTCCGGTTTATAATGGCGATCGCTACCTTAGCCAAGCCATTGATAGTGTATTAAGTCAAACCTACTCAAACTATGAGATTATTATAGTCGATGATGGCTCAACAGATAACACTTCTGAAATTATACAACATTATGTGGAGAGTTGCCAAGACTCCTCCCTAATTCGTTACATTTTTCAATCTAATCAGGGAGTTGCAGCCGCCAGAAATCGAGGAATTGAGGAAGCTAGAGGAGAATTAATTGCTTTACTGGATCAAGATGATGTATTTTTGCCCAAAAAATTAGAGCATCAAGTAGCTTGCTTTGAAGCCAACCCCAATGTAGCAATTGTTAATAGTGGTTGGCGTTTAATTGATCACAATAATAACAAAATTTCTGATATTGAACCTTGGCATAACTTACCGAATTTAACATTAGAAACTTGGATAACAAGAACGCCAATTTTACCCAGTGCTTTGATGTTTAGGCGTTCAGCTTGGCAACAAATTGGGGGATTTGATTCTCGGTTTAATGGAGTGGATGACGTTGATTTTATTTGGCGTTTAGCATTGCATGAATATTCAGCAATTTGGTTAACTGAAATTACCGTTAATTATCGACAACACGAGGAAACAGTTTCTAATCAAAAAGCCAGAGAAAGAGCTAATTTGATGATAGATCTTCATGACAAATTTTTTAGTCAACCTAATTTATCCACTGAAGTTCGGAAACTGGAAAAAATAGCTCGATATGAATCTTTGACTTGGATGGCATGGCATTTATATCATACGGATCATCCTCAACAAATGGCTGAATTTTTACAACAATCTTTACCCTATACTCCTTATACTGTAGCGATTACTATTTCTGATTGGGTACATCGATTTATAGGTTATTGTCGGGGTTATGGTTATGAATTTAATTTTAAAATCTTCTATAATTTACCCGAATGGAAACAATTAATTGCTGAAATTAATCCCCAAAATAAACCTAGAGTTAGTGTGATTATTCCAGCCTATAATTGCGATCAATATATTGAACAATGTGTAAAAAGCGTTCTCGAACAAACTTATACAGATTATGAGGTTATTGTTATTGATGATGGTTCTCAAGATCAAACTCAACAAATTCTAAAACCTTATTTTCCTGTGATTAAATATATTTATCAAGAAAATCAAGGCGCCGCTAAAGCCAGAAATCAGGGTTGTGAAATAGCTCAAGGTGAATTTTTAGCTTTTTTAGATGCAGATGACTTTTTCTTACCCCAAAAATTAGCAGATCAAGTAGCATTTCTTGATAATAATCCTGCGATTGATTTAGTCCAAAGTGGTTGGTATTGTGTTAATCAAGAAGGGCAAAACTGGACAGCCATAACACCTTGGAATACTGCACCAGAACTCAATTTAGAAACATGGATTTTACATAAATGTGTGCGTCCCAGTTGTCTGATTTTACGTCGAGAATGGTGGGAAAAAGTGGGAGGATTTGATCATCATTATCCTCCTACAGAAGATTTAGATTTTGTCTTACGTTTATCCTTAATGGGATGCAAAACCGCTTGGTTAAAAGAAATTCATGCTGGTTATCGTCAACATGATAAAAATTTAATGTCAGGAGGATTAAAAGTTATTAAAAATACTGAAATGATTATGGATAATTTTTTTAATCACCCTAATCTTCCTAACAAAATTCTTCGCTTACGTCGAAAAGAAAGTTATGATCGCTGGGTGTGGTTAGCTTGGAGAATGTATCGAGATGGTTATCATAATTTAATGATAGAGTGTTTAGAGAAATCCATAGAATATACTTTCTTTCCTCTAACAGAAACGATTTCTCACTGGCTTGATGCTTTTCAAAATATTGCATCAGACTATGGAGAAAAAGTAGATACTTATGCTTTAATTAACTCTCAGGAATGGAAATCTGTTATCGATAAAATTATGAATCCAAAACTTAGCACTCAATCTAAACCCACTTTAACATCCTCCCCGAATAAACCCCACATTCTGTTAATGAATACGGATGATCCTGGTATTGGCGGGTTAGCCCAATATGATCATTTAATTTTGTGTGAATTAGCAAAATTAGGATATCGAGTAACAGCCGTTAGACCCCAACATGATAACCCCTTAGTTGAGGGGGAAAAAGACTTAGGAATTCAGCAATATTGGTTGGAATATAGCACCAGCCAAGATTTACCTCGAATTTTGAGAAATACCCAAGATGCAGAAACCCTTTATAATGAAATTAAGCCCGATTTTATTATTTTTAGTGATGGCTGGCCTTACTCCCATTTTGCTGCTAAACAAGTGGCAATTCAGCGCAATATTCCCTATATAATTGCTTTAGGATTAGCGATGCCAGAACATATTGATTTTACAATGGGAGATGGTGTTCCCTACAGCAAAGGGGTATTATATCAATATGGATTAGCCCGTACTTTTAATACCGCAGCTTATGAACATATTCGGATTTTACAAGACCAATTTGGCTTACCCAAAGATAAAGGAAATATGGTGTATTATGGGCGATCAGAACAATATTTTGCCCCGCCTAATTTAGCCACTCGTCAACGGTTGCGCCAAGAAATAGGTATTCCTGAAGAGGGAATTATGTGCTTAACTACAGCACGGTTAGCCCCCATTAAAGGACATCGATTTCAATTAGAAGCGATCGCCCAATTAAAACACACTTCTATCTGGGAAAAATTATACTTTGTTTGGGCAGGAACGGGACAGGGAAGTGATCATGATTTAGAATCTGAATTAAAACAAAAAGTTGAGGATTTAGGAGTTAGCGATCGCGTCATATTCTTAGGACAACGGTGGGATATTCCCGACTGGTTAGATGCCTGTGATATCTTTATCTTAACCTCCTTAGCAGAAGCCGCTCCCTCCTTTGCAATTATGGAAGCAATGGCGAAAGGATTACCCATTATTGCTTCGGCTGCGGGCGGTATTCCTGAAGGTTTAGGAGATACGGGGAAACTCTTAACTGATCCCAATATTGATCCTCAAAAAACAGTTAATGAACTTGTTCAAACCCTGCAAGAATTAGCTGTTAATCCTCTGTTATTATCTAAAATGGGTGTAGCGTCTAAACAACGGGCGGAAGAACTCTTTAAAGAAGACCGGATGTTAAAACAAACCCTAACTATTATTCAACAAGCCCTAGAAGCAGAATTTGATTCTAACTTTGCCAATCAACCCCAAATTAAAAAAGGAATTAAACAATTAAATCAACAGTTAAATTATGCTTCCTGTCTGTGGAATGCTTGGTTTGCCTATACCCAAAATAATCAAACCGATATGTTAAAATACCTGCAAGCATCCTTAAAGGTTTCAACCTCGGAATTTATTACCGAAACCCTATTAGATTGGATTGAGGATTTTGTCAGACTCTCAACCTATAAAAATCAACCCTTAAACACCTTAACCATAACCCAATCTTCTCAATGGAAATACCTGATGGAAACCCTCCTCGGTATTCATTCTTAG
- a CDS encoding nucleotidyltransferase family protein: protein MSKTPFNTAKLDEILANKRFRLEKERQFLLNKTLEWLDKFGTEYGIEQAYIFGSVTESNRFHDQSDIDVAVEQVNPEYFFSAISILSEHLGRDVDIIRLNQCHFSDRIRQTGILWTKTP, encoded by the coding sequence ATGAGTAAAACTCCTTTTAATACAGCTAAATTAGATGAAATTTTAGCAAATAAACGTTTTAGACTAGAAAAAGAACGCCAATTTTTGTTAAATAAAACGTTAGAATGGTTAGATAAATTTGGAACTGAGTATGGAATTGAGCAAGCTTACATTTTTGGTTCTGTAACTGAGTCTAACCGATTTCATGATCAATCAGATATTGATGTTGCTGTGGAACAAGTTAATCCTGAATACTTTTTTTCAGCAATTAGTATTCTCTCAGAACATCTAGGACGGGATGTGGATATTATTCGGCTTAATCAATGTCATTTTAGCGATCGCATTCGTCAAACAGGAATCCTATGGACAAAAACACCTTAG
- a CDS encoding aspartyl protease family protein — MEPEYATTNDWYKANRPKLKKYRGQWIAYTNQGVISHDRDYDKMKDGIPPDTAKLSYTIDRIHESEFIEPVKFYPIRMRSLKSHDWQPRYEVTIKFQNSENVQILVDSGAELSLISKKLGEDLGYTKGSEEVNNQAEGVGGSIEYLLRQVEIQLDGHVFAAPIAWAQTDFCEEILLGREVVFDLFDIEFKQAEETIIFKWRGGQA, encoded by the coding sequence ATGGAACCAGAATATGCCACAACAAATGATTGGTATAAAGCCAATCGCCCTAAATTAAAAAAATATCGGGGCCAATGGATCGCTTATACTAATCAAGGCGTGATTAGTCATGATCGAGATTATGACAAAATGAAAGATGGAATTCCCCCAGATACAGCTAAATTGAGTTATACAATTGATCGCATACATGAAAGCGAATTTATTGAGCCTGTTAAGTTTTACCCGATCAGAATGAGGTCTTTGAAATCTCACGATTGGCAGCCCAGATATGAAGTGACGATTAAATTTCAGAACTCGGAAAATGTCCAAATACTGGTGGATTCTGGAGCCGAACTTAGCTTGATAAGCAAAAAACTGGGTGAAGATTTGGGTTATACTAAAGGATCGGAAGAAGTTAATAATCAAGCTGAGGGAGTTGGTGGCAGTATTGAGTATCTATTACGACAGGTAGAAATACAGTTGGATGGTCATGTTTTTGCTGCGCCTATCGCTTGGGCGCAAACTGATTTTTGTGAGGAAATACTTTTGGGTAGAGAGGTGGTGTTTGATTTGTTTGATATCGAGTTTAAACAGGCTGAGGAGACGATCATTTTTAAATGGCGTGGCGGTCAAGCATAA
- a CDS encoding tetratricopeptide repeat-containing sulfotransferase family protein — translation MSFDFNLLPENPILASTVYEQAELYRNQGNLEEAIALYQKTIELDPNFSWAYHQLGDIFSQQNKWTEAIVVYRQAIALNPNFSWSYHNLGTALSQQKQSDQAILAYSKAIELNPEFCWSYYYLGEAFDRQQNQQEAVVAYFNAWKQNRDLLESLNRIAEVLQSQIKQGLDSVINEYCSVVNKPDNSKFLPTDVELYIKVAEILNQNKHELAALIFYHIALKIQPNNLDISPKINAILEQKKALEQAIEQCLSAVQINPNDPQAYYNLGMALFRNQQQDEAVCAYLKFLELKPDIFLWNYQNIVDLIAAQNQLKTAINIYHQEIEINPESSIVYLNLAVLYTSQGDLKSAIEYNHIAGQKIIPKFRPQWQNIEQILQPVNHLDYVIIGTQKGGTTSLNYYLSEHPNIISSMIKEMPFWSNQVDRGLEWYFSHFPPIPPGYNCLVGEATPLNFNHPEVPENLVKVFPNVKLILLLRNPIDRAVSHYYHWLSLKWELHSLEEAMELELEQLQDQTIDFWTKLTHPQFQGYLAKGLYIHFLEKWMKIFPREQFLILKSEDFYANPDRGTTQVLQFLGLPEYHLSKYHQYNTRPYPPLSKSTRALLKDYFQPYNQQLEDFLGIRLNWN, via the coding sequence ATGAGTTTTGATTTTAACTTATTACCTGAAAATCCGATTTTAGCTTCCACCGTATACGAACAGGCGGAACTTTATAGAAATCAGGGAAATTTAGAAGAAGCGATCGCACTTTATCAAAAAACTATCGAACTCGATCCTAACTTTTCTTGGGCGTATCATCAACTGGGAGATATTTTCTCCCAGCAAAATAAGTGGACAGAAGCAATTGTTGTTTACCGTCAAGCGATCGCACTTAACCCTAACTTTTCCTGGTCTTATCATAACTTAGGAACAGCTTTATCTCAACAAAAACAATCGGATCAGGCGATTTTAGCTTATTCCAAAGCCATTGAACTCAACCCAGAGTTTTGTTGGTCTTATTATTATTTAGGAGAAGCTTTTGACCGCCAACAAAACCAACAGGAAGCGGTTGTTGCTTATTTTAACGCTTGGAAACAAAACCGGGATTTATTAGAGAGTTTAAATCGAATTGCAGAAGTGCTTCAATCTCAAATTAAACAGGGATTAGATTCCGTAATTAATGAGTATTGCTCGGTAGTCAATAAACCTGATAATAGTAAATTTTTACCAACTGATGTTGAACTCTATATCAAAGTAGCAGAAATTCTCAATCAAAACAAACATGAACTTGCAGCCCTAATATTTTATCACATTGCCTTAAAAATTCAACCTAATAATTTAGATATTTCTCCAAAAATAAATGCTATTTTAGAGCAAAAGAAAGCTTTAGAGCAAGCAATAGAACAATGTCTAAGTGCTGTGCAAATTAACCCCAATGATCCCCAAGCTTATTACAACTTAGGGATGGCTTTATTTCGCAACCAACAGCAGGATGAAGCGGTTTGTGCCTATCTCAAATTTTTAGAGCTTAAACCCGATATATTTCTGTGGAATTATCAAAATATTGTGGATTTAATTGCAGCACAAAATCAACTCAAAACAGCGATTAATATTTACCATCAAGAGATTGAAATCAATCCAGAATCCTCTATTGTTTATTTGAATTTAGCCGTATTATATACTTCTCAAGGCGATTTAAAATCTGCTATCGAATATAATCATATTGCAGGTCAAAAAATTATCCCTAAATTCCGTCCTCAATGGCAGAATATTGAGCAAATATTACAACCTGTTAATCACCTCGATTATGTAATTATTGGAACTCAAAAAGGAGGGACAACCTCTTTAAATTATTATCTGTCTGAACATCCAAATATCATCTCTTCAATGATTAAAGAAATGCCCTTTTGGTCAAATCAAGTTGATCGAGGTTTAGAGTGGTATTTTTCTCATTTTCCCCCGATTCCTCCCGGCTATAATTGTTTAGTAGGAGAAGCAACACCCCTTAATTTTAATCATCCAGAAGTTCCTGAAAACTTAGTCAAAGTTTTTCCGAATGTTAAATTAATTCTTCTGTTAAGAAATCCCATTGATCGGGCTGTTTCTCATTATTATCATTGGTTGAGCTTAAAATGGGAGTTGCATTCTTTGGAAGAAGCAATGGAATTAGAACTAGAACAATTACAGGATCAAACGATTGATTTTTGGACAAAACTCACCCATCCTCAATTTCAAGGATATCTGGCTAAAGGGTTGTATATTCATTTCTTAGAAAAATGGATGAAAATCTTTCCCAGAGAACAATTTTTAATTTTAAAAAGTGAAGATTTTTATGCAAATCCCGATCGAGGAACAACACAAGTGCTTCAATTTTTGGGTTTACCTGAATATCACTTATCAAAATATCATCAATATAATACCAGGCCCTATCCCCCCCTCTCTAAATCAACACGCGCCTTGCTCAAAGATTATTTTCAACCCTATAATCAGCAGTTAGAGGATTTTTTAGGAATACGGTTGAATTGGAATTAA
- a CDS encoding Uma2 family endonuclease translates to MSNYIPLKTTILPLENGDRLTRPEFERRYQAMPNHQKVELIEGVVYMASPLRFRSHGEPHAQINTWLGVYYAATPGVLAADNTTVRLDGENEPQPDAILFINPNLGGQCHISEDDYIEGAPELIVEIAASSAAYDLYDKKRAYQRNGVQEYLVWQVYERQICWWKLQEGEYIALETDGNGVIKSQVFPGLWLEVRSLLEGNLAQVLKKLQEGIESVEHQEFIRRLC, encoded by the coding sequence ATGTCTAATTATATACCCTTAAAAACAACAATTCTTCCGTTAGAAAATGGCGATCGCTTAACCCGTCCAGAATTTGAACGGCGTTATCAAGCCATGCCAAATCATCAAAAAGTAGAATTAATTGAAGGAGTAGTTTATATGGCTTCCCCATTACGTTTTCGTAGTCATGGAGAACCCCATGCTCAAATTAATACATGGTTAGGGGTTTATTATGCAGCAACCCCTGGGGTTTTAGCCGCCGATAATACAACAGTACGACTCGATGGAGAAAACGAACCCCAACCCGATGCAATTTTATTTATTAACCCCAATTTAGGAGGACAATGCCATATTAGTGAAGATGATTATATTGAAGGTGCGCCAGAATTAATTGTAGAAATTGCAGCTAGTAGTGCGGCTTATGATCTTTATGATAAAAAAAGAGCTTATCAACGGAATGGGGTACAAGAATATTTAGTTTGGCAGGTGTATGAACGTCAGATTTGTTGGTGGAAACTTCAAGAAGGGGAATATATTGCGTTGGAAACCGATGGAAATGGGGTGATAAAAAGTCAAGTATTTCCGGGGTTATGGTTAGAGGTGCGATCGCTTTTAGAAGGAAATTTAGCTCAGGTTTTAAAAAAATTACAGGAAGGAATAGAAAGTGTTGAGCATCAAGAATTTATCCGTCGATTGTGTTAG
- a CDS encoding ribonuclease toxin HepT-like protein, with protein sequence MDKNTLVLLTVDLQAQLVLIKTIDQRLIERSKNLQADDQILLESIAYQIHNLYNATEDLLKIVAKYFENNISDSSQWHSLLLKRMTMNVPEIRPALLSSETHSILNGLKGFRHFFRHGYGAIIEYDQLQANLDKALKLMPYLEADLNRFIEKLSNDLDINSQ encoded by the coding sequence ATGGACAAAAACACCTTAGTTCTTCTTACGGTTGATTTACAAGCTCAACTCGTATTAATTAAAACCATTGATCAACGCTTAATTGAGCGTTCTAAAAATTTACAAGCCGATGATCAAATTCTTCTGGAGAGTATTGCTTATCAAATCCACAATCTCTATAATGCAACTGAAGATTTACTGAAAATAGTAGCTAAATATTTTGAAAATAATATTAGTGATTCTAGTCAATGGCATAGTTTATTACTAAAAAGAATGACGATGAATGTGCCTGAAATTCGTCCGGCTTTGCTAAGTTCTGAAACCCATAGTATTTTGAATGGTTTAAAAGGCTTCCGTCATTTCTTTCGTCATGGCTATGGTGCTATAATTGAATATGATCAGTTGCAAGCTAATTTAGATAAAGCTCTAAAATTAATGCCCTATCTTGAAGCAGATCTCAATCGATTTATTGAGAAGTTATCTAATGATTTAGACATAAATTCCCAATAA
- a CDS encoding GDP-mannose 4,6-dehydratase: MKTALISGVSGQDGAYLADLLLKQGYSVYGTSRDAQMSSFSNLSRLGIRDKIKLKSMILTDFRSVLQTLTKIQPDEVYNLAGQSSVGLSFEQPVETLESMAIGTLNLLEAIRFTGAKIKLYNASSSECFGDTKGIPADENTPFHPRSPYAVAKSTAFWEVANYREAYGLFACSGILFNHESPLRPERFVTQKIIKAAIDIAAGKQDKLYLGDISIQRDWGWAPEYVEAMYLMLQQEEPDDYVIATGETYSLAEFVESAFACVGLNWQDYVESDSNLLRLTDIAVGRGNPSKAEQKLGWKAQYKMPDVVRMMVVSPSGLQ; this comes from the coding sequence ATGAAAACAGCATTAATTTCTGGGGTATCGGGACAGGATGGAGCTTATTTAGCCGACCTTTTATTAAAACAAGGTTATTCTGTTTATGGCACATCCCGCGACGCTCAAATGTCTTCTTTTAGCAATTTATCTCGTCTCGGAATTCGAGATAAAATTAAATTGAAATCCATGATTTTGACGGATTTTAGAAGTGTATTACAAACTCTAACTAAAATTCAACCCGATGAAGTCTATAATTTGGCAGGTCAAAGTTCAGTAGGATTATCCTTTGAACAACCTGTAGAAACTTTAGAAAGTATGGCAATTGGAACCCTGAATTTATTAGAGGCTATTCGATTTACTGGGGCTAAAATTAAACTTTATAATGCTAGTTCCAGTGAATGTTTTGGTGATACTAAAGGAATTCCTGCCGATGAAAATACTCCCTTTCATCCTCGTAGTCCCTATGCTGTAGCTAAATCAACTGCTTTTTGGGAAGTCGCAAACTATCGAGAAGCTTATGGTTTATTTGCCTGTTCTGGTATTTTATTTAACCATGAATCACCCTTGCGTCCTGAACGATTTGTAACGCAAAAAATTATTAAAGCCGCGATTGATATTGCAGCCGGAAAACAAGATAAACTCTATTTAGGAGATATTTCTATTCAACGAGATTGGGGTTGGGCTCCTGAGTATGTAGAAGCCATGTATTTAATGTTGCAGCAGGAAGAACCTGATGATTATGTAATTGCAACGGGAGAAACCTATTCTTTGGCTGAATTCGTGGAATCTGCCTTTGCTTGCGTTGGTTTAAATTGGCAAGATTATGTAGAATCTGATAGCAATTTATTACGACTTACGGATATTGCAGTGGGTCGAGGAAATCCCAGTAAAGCAGAACAAAAGTTAGGATGGAAAGCACAATATAAAATGCCAGATGTTGTCAGAATGATGGTAGTAAGCCCTTCAGGGCTTCAATAA
- a CDS encoding DUF29 domain-containing protein, with protein MNNIESSSLYEQDYYLWLQDTYQKLEKKDINGLDLIHLMEEILALGNEQKRKVSSYLRQLLIHLLLYQYWESERQRCGKGWQTEIDNFRFELELLLKSKTLYNYFLQEIEEIYPKARKQVIKKTDLSAAIFPEYCPFKADQLLDSDFLP; from the coding sequence ATGAACAATATTGAGAGTTCTAGTCTTTATGAACAAGATTATTATCTCTGGTTACAGGACACTTATCAAAAATTAGAAAAAAAGGATATAAATGGACTAGATTTAATCCATTTAATGGAGGAAATATTGGCTTTAGGTAACGAACAAAAACGCAAAGTTTCTAGTTATTTAAGACAATTACTAATTCATTTATTGCTTTACCAATATTGGGAATCAGAACGACAGCGTTGTGGTAAAGGTTGGCAAACTGAAATTGACAATTTTCGGTTTGAATTGGAATTATTATTAAAGTCTAAAACCCTGTATAATTATTTTTTACAGGAGATAGAAGAAATTTATCCCAAAGCGAGAAAGCAAGTGATTAAAAAAACCGATCTTTCTGCTGCAATATTTCCTGAATATTGTCCTTTTAAAGCTGATCAATTGTTGGATTCTGATTTTTTACCCTAG